Proteins from one Poecile atricapillus isolate bPoeAtr1 chromosome 14, bPoeAtr1.hap1, whole genome shotgun sequence genomic window:
- the METRN gene encoding meteorin: protein MWALRALCLAGLGAAIGGGAADQCSWRGSGLSQEAGSVEQLSLHCAEGSLEWLYPTGALRLRLAPRLPPTSAAVKGGSPPHVTACIKPTGTFRGAQLYLEREGVLELLLPEAPRPRARCFSWLPQEKVALFLQATPHPDISRRIAAFRYELRGDWLARPALPAASLGAEGACRPCNDTEILMAICTSDFVIRGSIRSVSNDAELQESIIGVSATRIHRQKFPLFQAGGRPGRPVGSIRTPLRCGVKPGPGTFLFTGWLHFGEAWLSCAPRYRDFQRIYEGAQRTRQNPCEFPVD, encoded by the exons ATGTGGGCGCTGCGGGCTCTGTGCCTGGCCGGGCTGGGGGCGGCCAtcggcggcggggcggccgaTCAGTGCAGCTGGAGGGGCAG cgGGCTGTCACAGGAGGCTGGCAGCGTGGAGCAGCTGTCCCTGCACTGTGCCGAGGGCTCGCTGGAATGGCTCTACCCCACGGGGGCCCTTCGCCTGCGCCTGGCCCCCCGCCTGCCCCCCACCAGCGCCGCCGTCAAGGGCGGGAGCCCCCCACACGTCACCGCCTGCATCAAACCCACCGGGACCTTCCGGGGGGCTCAGCTCTACCTGGAGAGGGAGggggtgctggagctgctgctgccagaagccccccggccccgcgcccgctGCTTCAGCTGGCTGCCCCAGGAGAAGGTGGCTCTGTTCCTGCAGGCCACCCCGCACCCCGACATCAGCCGCCGCATCGCCGCCTTCCGCTACGAGCTGCGGGGGGACTGGCTGGCCCGCCCGGCGCTGCCCGCAGCCAGCCTCGGAGCCGAAG GTGCGTGCCGGCCGTGCAATGACACCGAGATCCTGATGGCCATTTGCACTAGTGACTTTG TGATCCGCGGCAGCATCAGGAGCGTCTCCAACgatgcagagctgcaggaatcCATCATCGGGGTGAGCGCCACCCGCATCCACCGCCAGaaattcccgcttttccaggcgggcgggcggccgggGCGGCCGGTGGGCAGCATCCGCACCCCGCTGCGCTGCGGGGTCAAGCCGGGCCCCGGCACCTTCCTGTTCACGGGGTGGCTGCACTTCGGGGAGGCCTGGCTGAGCTGCGCTCCCCGCTACCGGGACTTCCAGCGCATCTACGAGGGGGCCCAGCGCACACGCCAGAACCCCTGCGAGTTCCCCGTGGACTGA
- the LOC131584616 gene encoding basic salivary proline-rich protein 1-like: MAAPAAAPGGPARPGPARSAARSGAGAAGTGERGRHPASRPELSANGGGGAGTGAAPKAPSPPPGAPASTAAASPEPPGASPRPAAQGDTGRGHGRARERDPEQGWGTPGSRSAPPKPPAHLNWVLLEKPRPQLDHQPWLPSLHTMWASPHSGHPRIRGMAIGGSRSPFRAATGAGAEPGQGTAPAAPRNRFRPPDNPLGLSTSGHPRRSQPCPELCLVALPWPCPQRGRVPWPPPPGVVPVGLGRTGGVRVPPAPGSSLKPPAPAECPEPLGAPARPLGAPGCSGSQCPLVTAGTAAGNRHPRARGPAGGSSLEKASLCRSSKIPELPAQPCPFPPASFPVSRTLTSPLPVPMPVLSRGAPFSLPVTVSL, translated from the exons ATGGCCGCGcccgcggcggccccgggcggcccggcccggcccggccctgcccgcagCGCTGCccgcagcggggccggggcggcggggaCGGGGGAGCGCGGCCGCCACCCCGCGTCGCGCCCCGAACTTTCCGCCAATGGCGGCGGAGGGGCGGGCACGGGAGCCgcccccaaagccccctccccaccgcCGGGGGCACCGGCATCCACCGCAGCGGCatccccggagccccccggggcTTCTCCGCGCCCCGCGGCACAGGGGGACACCGGGCGGGGACACGGCCGAGCCAGGGAACGGGACCCAGAGCAAGGCTGGGGTACCCCAGGTTCCAGATCCGCCCCCCCGAAG CCCCCGGCCCACCTTAACTGGGTGTTACTGGAGAAACCTCGGCCCCAGCTGGACCACCAGCCCTGGCTTCCCTCCCTCCACACCATGTGGGCATCCCCGCATTCGGGGCACCCCCGCATTCGGGGCATGGCCatcggggggtcccggagccCCTTTAGAGCAGCCACcggagctggggctgagccgGGACAGGGCACAGCTCCCGCAGCACCCCGCAATCGCTTCAGACCTCCGGATAACCCCTTGGGGCTGAGCACCTCCGGACACCCTCGGAGAAGCCAGCCGTGCCCGGAGCTCTGTCTGGTGGCCCTCCCCTGGCCGTGTCCCCAGCGTGGCCGTGTCCCCTGGCCACCCCCTCCTGGCGTTGTCCCCGTGGGACTGGGGAGGACCGGGGGGGTCCGAGTGCCCCCCGCCCCCGGGAGCTCCCTGAAGCCCCCGGCCCCTGCTGAGTGTCCGGAGCCGCTCGGGGCTCCCGCTCGGCCCCTCGGTGCTCCGGGATGCTCGGGCTCGCAGTGCCCTCTGGTGACCGCGGGCACGGCGGCCGGGAACCGCCACCCCCGGGCCAGGGGACCCGCGGGGGGCTCG TCCCTGGAGAAAGCCTCTCTCTGTCGCTCTTCCAAGATCCCTGAG ctgccagcccagccctgcccgttCCCCCCCGCGTCATTCCCCGTGTCCCGCACCCTCACCTCGCCTCTCCCGGTGCCGATGCCGGTGCTTTCCCGAGGCGCTCCATTCTCGCTGCCGGTGACCGTGTCCCTTTAA
- the FBXL16 gene encoding F-box/LRR-repeat protein 16 produces MSNPRNGDTKPPCLPRNGLVKIPTQPNGLGSASITKGTPAVKNRLCQPSSVPAILSPALAHRSDLPIPSLASPLSLATLASVSSPPGASLVGLNTSEGSEQPSPERLPGSPSERQLAVDEKILNRLFWYFSACEKCVLAQVCKAWRRVLYQPKFWVGLTPVLHTKELYNILPGGEKEFVSLQGFAVRGFDGFCLVGVSDLDICEFIDNYPLSKKGVKSMSLKRSTITDAGLEVMLEQMQGVVRLELSGCNDFTEAGLWSSLNARITALSVSDCINVADDAIAAISQLLPNLTELNLQAYHVTDTALAYFTAKQGYTTHTLRLNSCWEITNHGVVNMVHSLPNLSVLSLSGCSKVTDDGVELVAENLRKLRSLDLSWCPRITDMALEYIACDLHKLEELVLDRCVRITDTGLSYLSTMSSLRSLYLRWCCQVQDFGLKHLLGMGSLRLLSLAGCPLLTTTGLSGLVQLQELEELELTNCPGATPELFKYFSQHLPCCMVIE; encoded by the exons ATGTCGAACCCGAGAAACGGCGACACCAAGCCCCCATGTTTGCCCCGCAATGGACTGGTGAAGATCCCCACACAACCCAACGGCCTCGGCTCCGCCAGCATCACCAAAGGCACCCCTGCCGTGAAAAACCGCCTGTGCCAGCCTTCCTCCGTGCCTGCCATCCTCAGCCCGGCCTTAGCCCACCGCAGTGACctgcccatccccagcctggcctcCCCGCTCTCCTTGGCCACTCTGGCCAGCGTCTCCTCCCCTCCTGGCGCTTCCTTGGTGGGACTGAACACGAGCGAAGGCTCGGAGCAGCCCTCTCCGGAGCGGCTGCCAGGCTCGCCCTCGGAAAGGCAGCTGGCGGTGGACGAGAAGATCCTCAACCGCTTGTTCTGGTACTTTTCGGCGTGCGAGAAGTGCGTGCTGGCACAGGTGTGCAAGGCATGGCGGCGGGTGCTCTACCAGCCCAAGTTCTGGGTGGGCTTGACGCCCGTCCTGCACACCAAAGAGCTCTACAACATCCTGCCCGGTGGAGAGAAGGAGTTCGTCAGCCTGCAGGGCTTCGCCGTCCGCGGCTTCGACGGCTTCTGCCTCGTGGGTGTCTCTGACCTGGACATTTGTGAGTTCATTGACAACTACCCCCTCTCCAAGAAGGGGGTCAAGTCCATGAGCCTTAAGAGGTCGACCATCACAGATGCGGGGTTGGAG GTGATGCTGGAGCAGATGCAGGGCGTGGTgcggctggagctgtcaggCTGCAACGACTTCACAGAGGCCGGGCTGTGGTCCAGCCTCAACGCCCGCATCACGGCGCTGAGCGTCAGTGACTGCATCAACGTGGCCGACGATGCCATCGCCGCCATCTCGCAGCTCCTGCCCAACCTCACCGAGCTCAACCTGCAAGCCTACCACGTGACGGACACGGCGCTCGCCTACTTCACCGCCAAGCAGGGCTACACCACCCACACCCTGCGCCTCAACTCCTGCTGGGAGATCACCAACCATGGCGTGGTCAACATGGTCCACAGCCTGCCCAACCTGAGCGTCCTCAGCCTCTCGGGCTGCTCCAAGGTGACCGATGACGGTGTGGAGCTGGTGGCCGAGAACCTGCGGAAGCTGCGCAGCCTCGACCTGTCCTGGTGCCCCCGCATCACCGACATGGCCCTGGAGTACATCGCCTGCGACCTGCACaagctggaggagctggtgcTTGACAG GTGCGTGCGGATCACCGACACCGGCCTCAGCTACCTGTCCACCATGTCATCCCTGCGGAGCCTCTACCTGCGCTGGTGCTGCCAG GTGCAGGATTTTGGCCTGAAGCACCTCCTGGGCATGGGCAGCCTGCGCCTCCTCTCGCTGGCTG GCTGTCCCTTGCTGACCACCACGGGGCTGTCGGGGctggtgcagctgcaggagctggaggagctggaactCACCAACTGCCCCGGGGCCACCCCGGAGCTCTTCAAGTACTTCTCCCAGCACCTGCCGTGCTGCATGGTGATCGAGTAG